The DNA region TGAGCACCACCCTAGCACGCGCCGAATGAGTTCCGGTTAGTTGCTGGCAGAGAAGAACGACGTCATTAAGGGAGGATGGCCTTGACGCCAAGTACCTGCCACAGAAACAATTCCAAGTAGCAACCGCAACCGGACAGATAAAAAACAAATGACTTATAGATTCATCCGCTGAAGAACAGAGAGCACAACCTGGAGGAACCGAAAGACCCCATGATAACAGTCGATCCCGAGTAGGAAGCCTACCAAGAAACGCTGTCCAAGAGATGAATGAGCAACGAGGGATTTCCTCTTTGAACCATACTACAGAGTGCCACGGGACCACATGATTAACAACTCTCAATCTCTCCCATGTAACTCGCGAAGAAAAAGAAGGTCCAAAGCCCCCGGAGTGGTTTCTCCACAAATAAACATCATCATTGTTATCTGATCTAGGAACCGGCATTGTAGATAGAATTATCTGAAGTGTTTCCGCAAAATCAGAGCGAGCCGGAGGGAGATTCCAATGGCCATTGCTCACTGATTGAGAGACAGTGGCACGAAGGGGAATCCTAAGTGATCGGGGGCCCGTGGTTCCGAACAGAAGATACAATGGACCCAAC from Raphanus sativus cultivar WK10039 chromosome 8, ASM80110v3, whole genome shotgun sequence includes:
- the LOC108819624 gene encoding uncharacterized protein LOC108819624, with product MLQLKDQLHNFLRCSIGDGNTALFWYDYWTELGPLYLLFGTTGPRSLRIPLRATVSQSVSNGHWNLPPARSDFAETLQIILSTMPVPRSDNNDDVYLWRNHSGGFGPSFSSRVTWERLRVVNHVVPWHSVVWFKEEIPRCSFISWTAFLGRLPTRDRLLSWGLSVPPGCALCSSADESISHLFFICPVAVATWNCFCGRYLASRPSSLNDVVLLCQQLTGTHSARARVVLKLLNQVIIYILWRERNNRIFMGIASTQETIFRKVDRAMRDRLLSLSRPSASSHSPSLLELYLWFLSPYS